The genomic region CATGTAGCGGGCATTTGAAAACAGGTTGGCCGTGCCCCAGAGCAGTTTCATTCCGGTCTGTGCCTGCTTCTCGGCAAAATAATCGACCATCTCGTTCAGGTTACGAGTGTTTTCGGCAAAGTCAGCGCCCTCGGGCCGCATATCCGCATCGTGGAAGCAATAGTAGGGCGTCTTCAGTAGCTGGAACATTTCAAAGGCAACATCCGCCTTCAGTTTTGCCGCCTCCATGGTGTTACTGAACCAGGGGCGCTCAAAAGTCTGGCCACCAAACGGATCGCCGCCAGGCCAGCCGAAGCTGTGCCAATAGCAGGTGGCAAAGCGCAGATGGTCTTCCATCCTCTTGCCCATGACAATCTCATCCGGGTTGTAGTGACGAAACGCCAGAGGGTTGGTGCTGTCGGCCCCTTCAAAAGGGATTTCGGTGATGTCGCGGAAAAATCCAGTGGTCATGTCAGAGCAGCCTTCAGATTGGGGTAAAGCGCGCGATACCGCGCATGAGTTTCAGCATATCGGTCGACCAGATCGCTGCGCGGCTCAACCGTCTCCGCGACTTTGGGCGTGGTCATAATCATAGACAGGTCAGCATTGGTGTCAGCGGCAATGGCCAACCGCGCAGCGCCTAAGGCCGCGCCAAAGTCGCCTTTCTCCGGCAGGTCCAGCGGCAGATCCAATGTGGTGGCCAAAGTCTCCAGCCAGAACCGGGATTTTGCCCCGCCGCCAATCGCCAGAATGCGCGACAGGTTGGTTCCCGTCGTCTTTAACGCGTCGAGGTTATCGCGCAGAGCAAACGACACGCCCTCCATCACCGCCTGGGTCAGGTCTTCGGGTGAGGTGGCGATGTCCAGCCCGACAAAAGATCCCCGGATCTGGCTGTCATTATGCGGCGTGCGTTCGCCCGACAGGTAGGGCAGGAACATCGTGCGCGATGGCCCGGAAATCTCGGCCTTCATCGTCCCGGCCAACTCTGCCGGGGTGCGCCCCAGAATGCGCGACAGCCAGTTCAAGCAATCCGTCGCCGCCAGGATAACCCCCATCTGATACCAGGTGTCGGGGACCGCGTGGCAGAAGGTGTGAACGGCCGTTTCCGGAGCTGGGGCAAAGCTGTTCTTGGCGGCAAGCAGCACACCAGAGGTGCCAAGGGACACAAAACCATCGCCATCGCGAAAACAGCCGACGCCACAGGCCGCAACCGCATTATCGCCGCCACCGCCCGCAACGGTGACCGGCCCAGCCAAGCCCCAGTCGGACCGCAGTTGCGCCCGCACAGTGCCCGAACTTTCCGAGCCTTCGACCAATCGGGGCATCTGGTCCAGACGCATATGACCGGCCTCCAACAGCTCTGGTGACCACTCGCGTTTGCCCACGTCCATCCATGAGGTGCCGGCGCTGTCGGACATATCGCCAACATAGTCCCCGGTCAGCCAATAGCGCAGGTAATCCTTGGGCAGCAGCACCTTTGCCACCCTGGCAAAGATCTCCGGTTCGTTTTCCTCGACCCATGTCAGCTTGGGGGCGGTAAAGCCGGGAAATACGATATTTCCCGACAGGTTCCGCACATTTGCAGTCTGGTCCAGCATAGCAGCCTGCGCCGCCGAGCGGCTGTCATTCCACAAAATACAGGGCCGCAGCACCTGGCCGCCGGCATCGACCAATGTGGCGCCATGCATATGGCCGCTTAACCCGATGCCGCGCAACGCGCTGAATTCAACTGGGTGTGCTGCCTTCAGCGCCGCCATCACTGTTTTGCAGGCCGTAACCCAATCCGATGGATCTTGCTCGCTCCATCCAGGATGGGGGGTCGATACAGAATAAGCCGCGTCAGCGGTGGCAATAATCGCCCCCCCCTCGTCAGCCAGCAAAGCCCGTAAGCCGGAGGTGCCCAGATCCAACCCGATATACATCCGCATTCACTCCCTTCACCTGACTCCACCCCGGAACCAAATACATTTATTTTGGAAGTCAAATTAAAACGAAACACCAGTCAATGTCAACACATGTCAGCCGCCTGTATTAACTGGGAAAACGCAATAATCCCTTTGACCGCGTCAAAGGGACAGTCTGGGACTGAGGATATTTTAAGCAGGCCTGTCAAAGGGCCTGAAGGGGCGTCAGGAAAATTTTCGGAACAGACGGGTCATGTCGAACAGCTCATCCAGACGCTCATAGCGGTCGCGGGTTTCGCTCCAGCTTTCTTCCTGAGTGGCCGCAATCATCGCTTCAAGCAGCATCATGGTCGCGATATTGGAATCCCAGGCCGAAGGGATCTCGACCCAGCAGTTAAAACTATACTGTGCCACAGATGCAATTGGGCTGGCCCACTGATCGGTGATCAGAATAACCTTCACCCCACGTTCCGCCGCCAGTTCAGCCAGACGTTGCAAGTTGGTCTCGTAGCGCCGCACGTCGAACAACAGCAGAGTGTCGCCCTCGACCATGTCCAGCACATAATGCGGCCAGGTTGCGGCAGAGGAGGTCATCGTGGTCACCCGCTGCCGGACCGCCTGAAAGTGGGTAAAGGCATAATCGGCCAATGCCCGGGTGATCCGGCCGCCGACCACATAAAGCCGCCCGTCGGTGTTGGCCAATTGCCTCACCGCCGCGTCAAAGCTCGCGGAATCGATATTGGAGAAGGTCTGCTCCAGGTTTTCGGTCACCGCTTGGGAAAATCTGTTCAGAAGATGGCCTTCGGGGGCCTCGGTAACCCAATTGGCGCGCCTCTGGGTTGGCCCCGAGACCTGAGCCTGCAGCTCTTTCAACAATGCCTGATGGAACTGAGGATAGCCCTTGAACCCCAGCTTTTGCACCATCCGCGCCACCGTCGGCGTCGAAACCCCTGCATTGGCAGCGACGATGGTGATCGAGGCAAGCCCCGCCGACGGATAGTTTTCCAGCAATGAATTCGCGAACTTACGCTCTGATTGCGTCAGCGAGGAATACTGCTCACGGATCAGCTCTCGAACGGTGGCCGCTGGTTTACTCAAGCTCTCGGTCCTTTTCCATTTGCCCGCAATTTAAGCACCTACCCTGTATCTTGATCAAACCGATACACCAAGTGCTTCTGCCGACTGAAAAGATATTGACACAACTCAATCCTCATGAAAAGATTTTTCCAAAATGGGGAGAACGTGAATGTCACGGAGCGATTCCAACGCTCGTACACAGGCCGTAGAGGTCAGCAACCCGGAGGGATCCGGGCCTGCGCTGATTCTCTGCGAGCACGCCAGCAATCATTTCCCGGCGCAGTTTGGCGACCTGGGACTTGCGGCTGGCGACCAGAAAAGTCACGCCGCCTGGGACCCGGGCGCGCGGGCCATTGCGCTGCATCTCAGCCAGGTGCTGAATGCACCGATGGTGGCAAGCCAGGTGTCGCGACTGGTCTACGACTGCAATCGCCCCCCCGAGGTGGCCTCGGCGATGCCGGTGAAATCAGAGCTGATCGAAATTCCCGGCAATCGCGATCTGACCGATGACCAGCGGCTCCAACGGGTTGACGCGGTCTATCGCCCCTTCTGTGACGCCGTCAGTGAGGTGATCAAAGCCCGCCAGGATGCTGGCCTGGACACCGTACTGATCACCATCCACAGCTTCACACCCGTCTACTACGGCCAGCCCCGCGCCGTCGAAATCGGCATTCTGCACGATGATGACACGGCGATGGCTGATGCCATGCTGGCCCATGCGCCGTCGCTGCCGCACCGGCGGGTCGAGCGCAATCAGCCCTACGGTCCACAGGATGGTGTCACCCATTCGCTGAAGCTGCACGGTATCGCCCACGGGTTGGCCAACGTGATGATCGAGGTTCGCAATGATCTGCTGCGCACGCCGCAACAAGAAACCGCGATGGCCGAGGAACTTTTGACCCTGATCCGGCCCGCTCTCGCCGCATTGGTGCAACAAGGGGGCGACAATGCCTAGAATAATAACCGGATATATCCGGGGTGTGGATGCCATGAACCGCTTCATTGGTCGGTTTGCCATGTATCTGATCTTTGTGTTGATCGGGGTGCTGCTTTGGTCCTCCATTTCCAAGACCTTTTTCTATCCCTCGATCTGGACGCTTGAGATGGCGCAGTTTGTGATGGTTGCCTATTATATCCTGGGCGGGCCCTATTCGATCCAGATGGGGTCAAACGTGCGCATGGACCTGTTCTATGGCGGCTGGTCGACCAAAACCAAAGCCTGGATTGATGCCTTCACGGTGTTTTTCCTGATCTTCTACCTCGGGGTGCTGCTGTTTGGCGCGGTGGGCTCCACCGCCTATTCACTGGGCTATTTCGGGGTCGAGCCGTTCTCGTTCTTCTGGGATCTGTTCCTCACGCTGTTCACCGACGGAATGTCGGGTGTCGCTGAGAAAATCGGCCATATGGAACGCAGCCCAACCGCCTGGCGACCCTATCTGTGGCCGGTGAAATCCATGTTGTGTTTTGGCGTCATTCTGATGCTGGCACAAAGCCTTGCAGAACTGTTCCGGGATATCGGACGTCTTCGCGGAGTAGACCTCTGATGTCTTATGAAATGATTGCTATCTTGATGTTCAGCGGCATGATGCTGATGCTGATGACCGGCCAGCGGGTGTTTGGCGCCATCGGCTTTATTGGCGCTGCCGCGGGCATGGCGCTCTGGGGTGTTGGTGGTTCCGACATTCCCTTTGCAGCGGCGATGAAGCTGATGAAATGGTATCCGATGCTGACGCTGCCGATGTTCATCTTCATGGGCTATGTGCTGTCGGAATCCAAAATCGCCGACGATCTATACAAGATGTTCCACGTCTGGATGGGCCCGGTCAAAGGCGGCCTGGCCATCGGCACCATTGGCTTGATGGTGCTGGTCTCGGCGATGAACGGGTTGTCGGTGGCGGGTATGGCCATTGGCGCCACCATCGCCCTGCCCGAGCTGTTGCGCCGTGGCTATGACAAAATCCTGGTCACCGGCGTGGTGCAGGCGGGCTCGTCACTGGGCATTCTGGTGCCGCCGTCGGTGGTGCTGGTGCTCTATGCGATGATCGCCCGCCAGCCGGTGAGCCAGCTGTGGCTGGCCGGGGTGCTGCCGGGGTTGATGATGGCGGTGATGTTCATCGTCTACATCTATGTCCGCGCCCGCCTGCAGCCTGATCTTGGCCCGGCGATGTCACCCGAAGATCTGGCAGAATACGAGCAGATCTCAGAACACCCCCTGCGGCTGAATTATATCGTGCTGGGAACTCTGGTGCTGCTGCCGCTGCTGATGATGGCCGGGCTGTCCGGACCAAAGACCTCGGCAACAATTGCCCTTACCGCCTCGGCTGCCGCGTTTATCCTGCGCCATGACCCGAGGGTCTTTAGCGACATCTTCATGAAGGAAAAGCACCGGCTGCTGTTCTCGGGCGTGTTGCCGCTGGCAATCTTTGCCGCGATGATGGTGCCCTTCATCAACGGCTGGACCTCGCTGGTGGAAAGCTCGGCAATTGGCGCCATGGCTGCCTTTATCGCCGCAGTTCTCAAGGGCCGGATGAACCGCGACGTGTTTGAGACGACCCTGCGCTCGACGCTGGGGATTTCCTGCATGTTCATGTGGATCATCCTGGCTGCACTTGGCTTTGGCGCCATCTTTGACGGGCTCGGCGCGGTCAATGCGATCAAGGACCTGTTCACCAGCCAGCTGGGCCTGTCGCCTTGGATGATCCTGATCCTGATGCAGGTGAGTTTCCTGCTGATGGGGACTTTCCTGGATGACACTGCCATGCTGGTGATCGTGGCGCCGCTCTATGTGCCATTGGTGGGCGAACTTGGGTTCGACCTGATCTGGTATGGCGTCCTTTACACCATCACCACCCAGATCGCCTATATGACGCCGCCGTTTGGCTATAACCTGTTTCTGATGCGCGCCATGGCACCGCCGGAAATCAGCCTGCGCGACATCTATATTTCGATCATCCCCTTTGCCCTGATTATGGTTCTGGCCTTATCACTGGTGATGATCTTCCCACAGATCGCCCTGTGGCTGCCCGACTATGTTTACGGAAAATAATCACAAGAAGAGCCCCGTCAGGGGGCCGG from Parasedimentitalea psychrophila harbors:
- the xylB gene encoding xylulokinase; translation: MYIGLDLGTSGLRALLADEGGAIIATADAAYSVSTPHPGWSEQDPSDWVTACKTVMAALKAAHPVEFSALRGIGLSGHMHGATLVDAGGQVLRPCILWNDSRSAAQAAMLDQTANVRNLSGNIVFPGFTAPKLTWVEENEPEIFARVAKVLLPKDYLRYWLTGDYVGDMSDSAGTSWMDVGKREWSPELLEAGHMRLDQMPRLVEGSESSGTVRAQLRSDWGLAGPVTVAGGGGDNAVAACGVGCFRDGDGFVSLGTSGVLLAAKNSFAPAPETAVHTFCHAVPDTWYQMGVILAATDCLNWLSRILGRTPAELAGTMKAEISGPSRTMFLPYLSGERTPHNDSQIRGSFVGLDIATSPEDLTQAVMEGVSFALRDNLDALKTTGTNLSRILAIGGGAKSRFWLETLATTLDLPLDLPEKGDFGAALGAARLAIAADTNADLSMIMTTPKVAETVEPRSDLVDRYAETHARYRALYPNLKAALT
- a CDS encoding TRAP transporter large permease, giving the protein MSYEMIAILMFSGMMLMLMTGQRVFGAIGFIGAAAGMALWGVGGSDIPFAAAMKLMKWYPMLTLPMFIFMGYVLSESKIADDLYKMFHVWMGPVKGGLAIGTIGLMVLVSAMNGLSVAGMAIGATIALPELLRRGYDKILVTGVVQAGSSLGILVPPSVVLVLYAMIARQPVSQLWLAGVLPGLMMAVMFIVYIYVRARLQPDLGPAMSPEDLAEYEQISEHPLRLNYIVLGTLVLLPLLMMAGLSGPKTSATIALTASAAAFILRHDPRVFSDIFMKEKHRLLFSGVLPLAIFAAMMVPFINGWTSLVESSAIGAMAAFIAAVLKGRMNRDVFETTLRSTLGISCMFMWIILAALGFGAIFDGLGAVNAIKDLFTSQLGLSPWMILILMQVSFLLMGTFLDDTAMLVIVAPLYVPLVGELGFDLIWYGVLYTITTQIAYMTPPFGYNLFLMRAMAPPEISLRDIYISIIPFALIMVLALSLVMIFPQIALWLPDYVYGK
- a CDS encoding TRAP transporter small permease subunit, which gives rise to MPRIITGYIRGVDAMNRFIGRFAMYLIFVLIGVLLWSSISKTFFYPSIWTLEMAQFVMVAYYILGGPYSIQMGSNVRMDLFYGGWSTKTKAWIDAFTVFFLIFYLGVLLFGAVGSTAYSLGYFGVEPFSFFWDLFLTLFTDGMSGVAEKIGHMERSPTAWRPYLWPVKSMLCFGVILMLAQSLAELFRDIGRLRGVDL
- a CDS encoding N-formylglutamate amidohydrolase; this encodes MSRSDSNARTQAVEVSNPEGSGPALILCEHASNHFPAQFGDLGLAAGDQKSHAAWDPGARAIALHLSQVLNAPMVASQVSRLVYDCNRPPEVASAMPVKSELIEIPGNRDLTDDQRLQRVDAVYRPFCDAVSEVIKARQDAGLDTVLITIHSFTPVYYGQPRAVEIGILHDDDTAMADAMLAHAPSLPHRRVERNQPYGPQDGVTHSLKLHGIAHGLANVMIEVRNDLLRTPQQETAMAEELLTLIRPALAALVQQGGDNA
- a CDS encoding MurR/RpiR family transcriptional regulator; amino-acid sequence: MSKPAATVRELIREQYSSLTQSERKFANSLLENYPSAGLASITIVAANAGVSTPTVARMVQKLGFKGYPQFHQALLKELQAQVSGPTQRRANWVTEAPEGHLLNRFSQAVTENLEQTFSNIDSASFDAAVRQLANTDGRLYVVGGRITRALADYAFTHFQAVRQRVTTMTSSAATWPHYVLDMVEGDTLLLFDVRRYETNLQRLAELAAERGVKVILITDQWASPIASVAQYSFNCWVEIPSAWDSNIATMMLLEAMIAATQEESWSETRDRYERLDELFDMTRLFRKFS